Proteins from a single region of Geothrix sp. PMB-07:
- the rplK gene encoding 50S ribosomal protein L11, translated as MAKKITGYIKLQLPAGEATPAPPVGPALGQHGVNIMEFVKQFNAKAVTAVEKGTTLPVVITVYADRSFSFILKTPPAAVLIKKKIGLDKGSATPNKQKVGKITKAQLAEIAKVKMPDLTAGSLEAAVRSIAGSARSMGVEVID; from the coding sequence ATGGCAAAGAAAATCACTGGCTACATCAAGCTGCAGCTGCCCGCCGGCGAGGCGACGCCTGCGCCTCCCGTGGGCCCCGCGCTGGGCCAGCACGGTGTGAACATCATGGAGTTCGTGAAGCAGTTCAACGCGAAGGCTGTGACGGCTGTTGAGAAGGGCACCACCCTTCCCGTCGTCATCACCGTCTATGCGGATCGCAGCTTCAGCTTCATCCTGAAGACCCCGCCTGCCGCCGTGCTGATCAAGAAGAAGATCGGCCTCGACAAGGGCAGCGCCACGCCCAACAAGCAGAAGGTTGGCAAGATCACCAAGGCCCAGCTCGCTGAGATCGCCAAGGTGAAGATGCCTGATCTCACGGCCGGCAGCCTCGAAGCGGCCGTCCGTTCCATTGCCGGCTCCGCCCGCTCCATGGGCGTCGAAGTCATCGACTAA
- the rplA gene encoding 50S ribosomal protein L1: MAKPGKKYRAAAAKIEDRPYELKDALTVVKDAAFAKFDETVEVHMRLGVDPRHADQMVRGTIVLPHGTGKTMRVAVIAGGEKIKEAEAAGAEIVGGDELVEKIAGGFLDFDALVATPDMMKGVGRLGKVLGPRGLMPNPKTGTVTFDVVKAIKEIKAGKVEYRVDKTGIIHAPVGKLSFGVEKLEENAKALIDAVHKAKPATAKGKYVKTMYIASTMGPSVTLNTSVEK, encoded by the coding sequence ATGGCAAAACCTGGAAAGAAGTACCGGGCTGCCGCGGCCAAGATCGAGGATCGCCCCTACGAGTTGAAGGATGCTCTCACCGTTGTGAAGGACGCGGCGTTCGCCAAGTTCGACGAGACAGTGGAAGTGCACATGAGGCTCGGTGTGGATCCCCGCCACGCGGACCAGATGGTCCGTGGCACCATCGTCCTGCCCCACGGAACGGGCAAGACCATGCGTGTGGCAGTGATCGCAGGTGGCGAGAAGATCAAGGAAGCGGAAGCTGCGGGCGCCGAGATCGTGGGTGGGGATGAACTGGTGGAGAAGATCGCCGGTGGATTCCTCGATTTTGATGCCCTGGTCGCGACCCCTGACATGATGAAGGGCGTTGGCCGCCTGGGTAAGGTGTTGGGCCCCCGCGGCCTCATGCCCAACCCCAAGACCGGAACCGTGACTTTCGACGTGGTCAAGGCCATCAAGGAAATCAAGGCCGGCAAGGTGGAATACCGTGTCGACAAGACCGGCATCATCCACGCGCCCGTTGGCAAGCTTTCTTTCGGCGTCGAAAAGCTGGAAGAGAATGCCAAGGCGCTCATCGATGCCGTTCACAAGGCCAAGCCTGCCACGGCCAAGGGCAAATATGTGAAGACGATGTACATCGCCTCCACCATGGGCCCCTCGGTCACCCTCAACACCAGCGTTGAGAAGTAG
- the rplJ gene encoding 50S ribosomal protein L10 yields MEKNKKIAEVAVLKETFASATSAVVIEFKGLVVGKDTAFRKSIRESKAQYRVSKNTLLRLAVKDTSFEALGGSFKGSSAIATTKDDVIALAKAVNGFLKDNPAATFKAGVMDGKLIDAKQLQVLADLPSREVLISKLLFLMQYPISGLAVVLDGVRKQKAGE; encoded by the coding sequence ATGGAAAAGAACAAGAAGATCGCCGAAGTCGCCGTTCTCAAGGAAACCTTTGCGTCGGCCACATCTGCCGTCGTGATTGAGTTCAAGGGTCTCGTGGTGGGCAAAGATACTGCCTTCCGCAAGAGCATCCGTGAGAGCAAGGCCCAGTACCGCGTCAGCAAGAACACCCTGCTCCGCCTGGCCGTGAAGGACACCTCCTTTGAAGCTCTGGGCGGTTCCTTCAAGGGTTCCAGCGCCATCGCCACCACCAAGGACGATGTCATCGCCCTGGCCAAGGCTGTCAATGGCTTCCTGAAGGACAATCCGGCTGCCACCTTCAAGGCTGGCGTCATGGATGGCAAGCTGATCGACGCCAAGCAGCTTCAGGTCCTCGCCGACCTGCCCAGCCGCGAAGTGCTCATTTCCAAGCTGCTGTTCCTCATGCAGTACCCCATCTCCGGTCTGGCAGTCGTCCTCGATGGCGTCCGCAAGCAGAAGGCCGGCGAGTAG
- the rplL gene encoding 50S ribosomal protein L7/L12: protein MALTADQLITEIESMTVLDLANLVKALEDRFGVSAAAAAAPAGGGAAPAAAAEEQTEFNVILADAGANKLNVIKAVREIVAGLGLKEAKDLVDGAPKAVKEGISKDEAGKIKEKLEAAGAKVEIK from the coding sequence ATGGCTCTCACTGCCGATCAGCTCATCACTGAAATCGAATCCATGACCGTCCTCGACCTGGCCAACCTGGTCAAGGCCCTGGAAGACCGCTTCGGCGTGTCTGCTGCCGCTGCTGCCGCTCCCGCGGGCGGTGGCGCTGCTCCTGCGGCTGCCGCCGAAGAGCAGACCGAATTCAACGTCATCCTGGCTGACGCCGGCGCGAACAAGCTGAACGTCATCAAGGCTGTCCGCGAGATCGTCGCCGGTCTGGGCCTCAAGGAAGCCAAGGATCTGGTTGACGGCGCTCCCAAGGCCGTCAAGGAAGGCATTTCCAAGGACGAAGCCGGCAAGATCAAGGAAAAGCTTGAAGCCGCTGGTGCCAAGGTCGAGATCAAGTAG